A genomic segment from Streptomyces sp. NBC_00237 encodes:
- a CDS encoding ATP-dependent DNA ligase: MNLPVMPPVKPMLAKAVKKIPPGMQYEAKWDGFRAIVHRDGDALVIGSRTGKPLTRYFPELAAALLANLPARCVVDGEIVIAQDGRLDFERLSDRIHPADSRITLLAERTPASFVAFDLLALEDLALFDVPLEQRRAALVEVMEGAAPPVHLAPATTDVETARVWFERFEGAGLDGVMAKPLTMPYRPDARLMYKIKHERTADCVVAGYRLHKTAGPVVGSLLLGLYDEEGVLQHVGAASAFTMQRRQELVAELEPLRLAEGAAHPWADWEDQSAHETRRLPGSQNRWNGGKDQGWVALEPSRVVEVAYDHMQGTRFRHTVQFRRWRPDRDPSGCTYAQLEEPVSYDLAEVLSGSPTPGSGG; the protein is encoded by the coding sequence ATGAATCTGCCGGTCATGCCCCCGGTCAAGCCCATGCTGGCCAAGGCGGTCAAGAAGATCCCGCCGGGCATGCAGTACGAGGCCAAGTGGGACGGCTTCCGGGCGATCGTGCACCGCGACGGCGACGCCCTGGTCATCGGCAGCCGTACGGGAAAGCCCCTGACCCGCTACTTCCCGGAGCTGGCCGCCGCCCTCCTCGCCAACCTCCCGGCGCGCTGTGTCGTCGACGGGGAGATCGTGATCGCCCAGGACGGGCGACTGGACTTCGAGCGGCTCTCCGACCGCATCCACCCGGCGGACTCCCGCATCACACTGCTGGCCGAGCGCACCCCCGCGAGCTTCGTCGCCTTCGACCTGCTCGCCCTGGAGGACCTCGCGCTCTTCGACGTACCCCTGGAGCAGCGGCGCGCCGCGCTGGTGGAGGTGATGGAGGGGGCCGCCCCGCCCGTGCACCTGGCACCCGCGACCACGGACGTCGAGACGGCCCGGGTGTGGTTCGAGCGCTTCGAGGGGGCGGGTCTCGACGGGGTTATGGCGAAGCCGCTGACGATGCCGTACCGGCCGGACGCGCGCCTCATGTACAAGATCAAGCACGAGCGTACGGCGGACTGCGTGGTGGCCGGGTACCGGCTGCACAAGACGGCGGGCCCCGTGGTGGGGTCGCTGCTGCTCGGGCTGTACGACGAGGAGGGCGTGCTCCAGCACGTGGGGGCGGCGTCGGCGTTCACGATGCAGCGGCGCCAGGAACTGGTGGCGGAGCTGGAGCCCCTGCGGCTGGCGGAGGGGGCCGCACATCCGTGGGCGGACTGGGAGGACCAGTCGGCCCACGAGACGCGGCGGCTGCCCGGGAGCCAGAACCGGTGGAACGGGGGCAAGGACCAGGGGTGGGTGGCGCTCGAACCGTCGCGCGTGGTGGAAGTCGCCTACGACCACATGCAGGGGACGCGGTTTAGGCATACGGTGCAGTTCCGGCGGTGGCGGCCGGACCGCGACCCCTCCGGCTGTACGTACGCACAACTGGAGGAGCCGGTGTCCTACGACCTCGCGGAGGTCCTGAGCGGCTCTCCCACCCCCGGCTCCGGGGGCTGA
- a CDS encoding WhiB family transcriptional regulator codes for MPINVILPTDSEPSWRESALCAQTGPEFFFPEPGSSTREAKQLCGACDMRAACLEYALTHDERFGVWGGLSEKERYTLRRARS; via the coding sequence ATGCCGATCAACGTCATTCTCCCCACCGACTCCGAGCCCTCCTGGCGGGAGAGCGCGCTGTGCGCCCAGACCGGACCGGAGTTCTTCTTCCCGGAGCCCGGAAGCTCCACCCGCGAGGCCAAGCAGCTCTGCGGCGCCTGCGACATGCGCGCCGCCTGCCTGGAGTACGCCCTCACCCACGACGAGCGCTTCGGCGTCTGGGGCGGACTCTCCGAGAAGGAGCGGTACACGCTGCGCCGCGCCCGCAGCTGA
- a CDS encoding NAD(P)/FAD-dependent oxidoreductase encodes MTDFVVMGGGIAGLGTALMLTRRGHTVTLFEKDARAPGGDLDADFFDWPRARTVPQAVQPHTLLGASRAVLIEELPDVYEELLRLGASEYHEMGGYEKPPEPVPGDANLVMLQPRRILLETVLYDALRAEPGAVLRYGEQVSGLLFGPPEADGTPRVTGVRTAAGEYRADVVVDTAGRRGGTAAWLTEAGGRPPVVENHRTGVAYYCRWYRLAEGVAPGPQGPSAVNGSSFGGCAVFPADNRVFGVLLFLHTDDPTRAALTDPEVFEAAAGVFPAAAAWQALDSEPLSGVLPMAGLENRWCALVDEEGPVVTGLLGVGDSFTHTNPTMAQGISLALWAGQWVARHASSPGAEAGSAAFTAAYHAWALGALRPWFDVQVETDTALGRRYAERIAGPPTGFARQRAAMVACGRTDPVVGRARARVRHLLELPGKAYGGEEVRRRLSEWLAENPGWEPGVEGPEREEWEKVIEGR; translated from the coding sequence ATGACCGATTTCGTCGTGATGGGCGGCGGCATCGCCGGGCTGGGCACCGCACTGATGCTGACCCGCCGGGGCCACACCGTCACCCTCTTCGAGAAGGACGCCCGCGCGCCGGGCGGCGACCTCGACGCCGACTTCTTCGACTGGCCGCGCGCCAGGACCGTCCCGCAGGCGGTCCAGCCGCACACGCTGCTCGGCGCGTCGCGGGCCGTACTGATCGAGGAACTGCCCGACGTGTACGAGGAGTTGCTGCGCCTCGGCGCGAGCGAGTACCACGAGATGGGCGGGTACGAGAAGCCCCCGGAGCCCGTCCCCGGCGACGCGAACCTGGTGATGCTCCAGCCCCGGCGGATCCTGCTGGAGACCGTCCTGTACGACGCGCTGCGCGCGGAGCCGGGAGCGGTGCTGCGTTACGGGGAGCAGGTGTCGGGCCTGCTGTTCGGCCCGCCCGAGGCCGACGGGACCCCCCGGGTGACGGGCGTACGGACGGCCGCCGGGGAGTACCGGGCGGACGTGGTCGTCGACACGGCCGGGCGGCGCGGCGGCACGGCCGCCTGGCTCACGGAGGCGGGCGGCCGGCCGCCGGTGGTGGAGAACCACCGCACGGGGGTGGCCTACTACTGCCGCTGGTACCGGCTGGCGGAGGGCGTGGCACCAGGACCGCAGGGCCCGTCGGCCGTCAACGGGAGCTCCTTCGGCGGGTGCGCGGTGTTCCCCGCCGACAACCGCGTGTTCGGCGTCCTGCTCTTCCTGCACACGGACGACCCGACGCGGGCGGCGCTGACCGACCCGGAGGTGTTCGAGGCGGCGGCGGGGGTCTTTCCTGCGGCGGCTGCGTGGCAGGCACTCGACTCCGAACCGCTGTCGGGGGTCCTGCCCATGGCGGGGCTGGAGAACCGGTGGTGCGCGCTGGTCGACGAGGAGGGCCCGGTCGTGACGGGCCTGCTGGGGGTCGGCGACAGCTTCACGCACACCAACCCGACGATGGCGCAGGGGATTTCGCTGGCGCTGTGGGCGGGGCAGTGGGTGGCGCGGCACGCGTCGTCGCCGGGCGCCGAGGCGGGGAGCGCCGCGTTCACCGCCGCGTACCACGCGTGGGCGCTGGGGGCGCTTCGGCCGTGGTTCGACGTACAGGTGGAGACGGACACGGCGCTCGGCCGTCGGTACGCGGAGCGGATCGCGGGCCCTCCGACGGGCTTCGCGCGGCAGCGGGCGGCGATGGTGGCGTGCGGGCGGACCGATCCGGTGGTGGGGCGGGCGCGGGCACGGGTGCGGCACCTGCTGGAGTTGCCGGGGAAGGCGTACGGGGGTGAGGAGGTGCGGCGGCGGTTGTCGGAGTGGCTGGCGGAGAATCCCGGGTGGGAGCCGGGGGTGGAGGGGCCGGAGAGGGAGGAGTGGGAGAAGGTGATTGAGGGGCGGTAG